In a genomic window of Deltaproteobacteria bacterium:
- a CDS encoding type II toxin-antitoxin system RelE/ParE family toxin yields the protein MAKIIWTNEAERWLKDIHDYIAADNPTAAFMVVEGFFLHLLRVERMSLVLILA from the coding sequence ATGGCAAAAATAATCTGGACTAACGAAGCAGAGCGGTGGCTAAAGGATATTCACGATTATATAGCCGCTGACAATCCAACGGCCGCATTTATGGTCGTAGAAGGATTTTTTTTACATCTCTTAAGGGTGGAGAGGATGTCGCTTGTTTTGATTCTTGCATAA
- a CDS encoding DUF202 domain-containing protein, whose amino-acid sequence MSDLKDPRVLFAAERTLLAWSRTSLALIAFGFLVERSGILLTELLPTSVNTSSAVITFWLGIAFIALGVFAAFYSSRQYMTVLKTLNPSELPQGYATKGGLIINGVVALLGAILAVGLYVSRA is encoded by the coding sequence GTGTCAGACCTTAAAGATCCGAGAGTTCTTTTTGCAGCAGAACGCACTTTGCTTGCCTGGAGCAGAACCAGCCTGGCGTTGATTGCCTTTGGGTTCCTGGTTGAACGCTCTGGCATTCTGCTTACTGAACTTTTGCCCACGTCCGTAAACACGAGCAGCGCGGTCATAACATTTTGGCTGGGCATAGCGTTTATTGCCCTTGGTGTATTCGCAGCCTTTTACTCTTCTCGCCAATACATGACAGTTTTGAAAACTCTAAATCCATCTGAACTTCCCCAAGGCTATGCAACGAAAGGCGGCTTAATTATTAATGGAGTAGTGGCGCTATTGGGCGCTATCCTTGCAGTGGGGCTTTATGTCAGTCGCGCATAA
- a CDS encoding glycosyltransferase family 4 protein: MKRIAIVLDNKINRWALQRFEPLKDVMDITVFVGEKNDYDVKSIDLNKRQLTHAEEIILVLKDPLTAYRRIIKAPYKKMDFYYFSLKKYLKGMDMVYSCDISRSAYTLASLKDELGFKFILSWWENIPFRAVFDEKTAFHKRLVMDKVDLFLPFTKMAKEVLKLEGVPEEKIEVIYPGVDMERFKPGKKPEHLLAKNNIPVNSFVILYVGKLVSWKGVHNLVYAARILKQRGVRDFVVAVAGKGAQKENMEKLIKESGTEDNFRFLDFISYDEMPEVYRMADVFALPSYPTMTWQEQFGMVLIETMASGKPIISTMSGGIPEVIGDAGILIPSGDYFQLAENIHKLIKDDNLRGALGRKAMERAGGLYDARKNGMQFESILENRL; the protein is encoded by the coding sequence ATGAAGAGGATTGCGATTGTCCTTGATAACAAAATAAACAGATGGGCGCTCCAGAGATTTGAACCTCTGAAGGATGTTATGGATATAACAGTATTTGTCGGCGAGAAGAATGACTATGATGTAAAATCAATTGATTTAAATAAAAGGCAACTGACTCATGCAGAAGAGATTATTCTTGTCTTAAAAGACCCTTTAACAGCGTATAGGCGTATTATCAAAGCCCCTTATAAAAAGATGGATTTTTATTATTTTTCTCTGAAAAAATATCTCAAGGGGATGGACATGGTTTATTCCTGCGATATAAGCCGTTCTGCTTATACATTGGCAAGTTTAAAGGATGAACTTGGGTTTAAATTTATTCTTTCATGGTGGGAGAATATACCATTCAGGGCAGTCTTTGATGAAAAGACAGCATTTCACAAAAGGCTTGTGATGGATAAGGTTGACCTTTTCCTTCCTTTTACTAAAATGGCAAAAGAGGTTTTGAAATTAGAGGGTGTGCCTGAAGAAAAGATTGAGGTAATATATCCGGGTGTTGATATGGAAAGATTTAAGCCGGGCAAAAAACCAGAACATTTGCTCGCCAAGAATAACATACCTGTAAATTCATTTGTTATTTTATATGTTGGAAAGCTTGTTTCATGGAAGGGGGTTCATAATCTTGTTTATGCTGCGCGGATTTTAAAACAGAGAGGGGTTAGGGATTTTGTTGTAGCTGTTGCAGGAAAAGGCGCTCAAAAGGAAAATATGGAGAAGCTGATAAAAGAATCTGGCACAGAAGACAATTTCAGATTTCTGGATTTTATCTCATATGACGAGATGCCTGAAGTGTATAGAATGGCGGATGTTTTTGCCCTTCCCAGTTATCCCACAATGACATGGCAGGAGCAGTTCGGGATGGTGCTTATAGAGACAATGGCATCAGGGAAACCTATAATATCTACAATGAGCGGCGGAATACCAGAGGTTATAGGAGATGCAGGCATACTTATCCCCTCAGGCGATTATTTTCAGTTAGCAGAAAATATCCACAAATTGATTAAAGATGATAATCTGCGGGGTGCATTGGGCAGAAAGGCGATGGAAAGGGCAGGGGGGTTGTATGATGCACGCAAAAATGGAATGCAGTTTGAAAGTATTTTAGAAAATAGGTTATGA
- a CDS encoding glycosyltransferase family 4 protein, which produces MSCKRIVILDTGKEWGGGTNSLIELLKRMDKSRYEFSAVFYNNYKMGKDSDIKTEMEKLGCKFILIEQTSQKVYLKILKEVTRIALFFSEGLKKRAIFYLDYLFRILPDSDKIAALIRDGGCDLLYMNNQPSSNLEGILAAKALNLKCIQHSRIDVSLNSFEADAVNNGVSKVICVSKGVMDSLVRSGVSPQKCVVVYNGIDSAMKPIASVLEIRRMYGINDDEILIGTAGSLIKRKRINDLIESLVELREKSDKPFKCMVVGDGPEQENLQKEVLQRGLKEKVIFTGFQSDAISHINAMDIFALPSEKEGLPRVILEAMLMAKPVVACNVTGSSELVIDGETGFLVSVKGADMLANALLKLEASDDLRRRMGEKGRMRVIERFTIGKYVNGVSNIFEEVLA; this is translated from the coding sequence ATGTCATGTAAAAGGATTGTTATCCTTGATACGGGAAAAGAATGGGGAGGGGGCACAAACAGCCTCATCGAGCTTCTTAAGCGGATGGACAAGAGCCGATATGAATTTTCAGCCGTCTTTTATAACAATTACAAAATGGGTAAAGATTCTGATATTAAAACAGAGATGGAAAAACTTGGGTGTAAATTTATTCTCATTGAGCAGACATCCCAAAAGGTTTATTTAAAGATATTAAAGGAGGTAACGAGGATTGCCCTCTTTTTCAGTGAAGGGCTAAAAAAAAGGGCAATTTTTTATCTTGATTATCTTTTTAGAATACTTCCCGATTCAGACAAAATTGCGGCATTAATCAGGGACGGAGGGTGCGACCTTCTTTATATGAATAACCAGCCTTCGTCAAATCTTGAAGGTATTTTGGCTGCCAAAGCCCTTAATCTGAAGTGCATCCAGCATTCAAGGATAGACGTTAGTTTAAATTCATTTGAGGCAGATGCTGTAAATAACGGGGTTTCAAAGGTTATATGTGTGTCAAAAGGGGTAATGGATAGTCTTGTGAGAAGTGGTGTCAGCCCTCAAAAATGTGTTGTTGTTTATAATGGCATTGACTCTGCTATGAAGCCCATAGCTTCTGTTTTAGAAATCAGAAGGATGTATGGTATAAATGATGATGAGATTTTGATAGGCACTGCAGGCTCTCTTATAAAAAGAAAGCGAATAAACGATTTAATTGAGTCGTTGGTTGAACTACGGGAGAAAAGCGATAAGCCTTTTAAGTGTATGGTTGTTGGCGATGGGCCTGAGCAGGAAAACCTGCAGAAAGAGGTTTTACAAAGGGGGCTAAAAGAAAAAGTGATATTTACCGGTTTCCAAAGCGATGCTATTTCCCATATAAATGCTATGGACATATTTGCGCTTCCATCCGAGAAGGAAGGCTTGCCGAGGGTTATTCTGGAGGCCATGCTTATGGCGAAGCCTGTTGTCGCATGCAATGTAACCGGTTCATCGGAACTCGTTATTGACGGCGAAACCGGTTTTTTGGTTTCGGTAAAGGGTGCTGATATGCTTGCAAATGCCTTATTGAAACTTGAGGCCTCGGATGATTTGAGAAGACGAATGGGTGAAAAGGGTAGAATGAGGGTGATCGAAAGATTTACAATTGGTAAATATGTAAATGGTGTCAGTAACATCTTTGAAGAGGTTTTAGCCTGA
- a CDS encoding glycosyltransferase family 9 protein, producing MIYIALTYLFSPILYLLLFFRKKDIRRILVIQTAKIGDLICSTPVFRAIKKKYPDARLSVMVNPVTRELLEHNPYINEIIPLQKDFYKGFTGKVRLAVLFRKGRYDVSISLNPNVPFTLAMFWGLIPVRISIMPDFAGITYKMASVFSTYLERHIRGRLVADTYMRMLKGIGMEGNDISKDIFKSPDADNKIERFLNRENSKFKIGIAVTSGNRLKEWGVEKIASLVDRLITELNVCIVLIGSETDKDVSDRILKTTEQRDMIIDAVGKFTIGELPALIQRLSLFIGVDTGIIYMADALNVPIVDIAGPADMQDQRPTGKKVVIIQKKLSCVPCSHAFKAPYSCQYWHRECITSITVEEVFEGVSRLMA from the coding sequence GTGATATACATAGCGCTAACCTACTTGTTTTCGCCGATATTATACCTTTTACTATTTTTCAGAAAAAAAGATATAAGGCGCATTTTGGTAATCCAGACAGCCAAGATTGGCGACCTTATCTGCTCCACGCCTGTTTTCAGGGCGATTAAGAAAAAATATCCTGACGCCCGCCTGTCGGTGATGGTAAATCCGGTTACAAGAGAACTTCTTGAGCATAATCCATATATAAATGAAATCATTCCTTTGCAAAAGGACTTCTACAAAGGATTTACAGGCAAGGTACGATTGGCAGTATTATTCCGCAAGGGAAGATACGATGTTTCAATATCTCTTAACCCGAATGTCCCGTTTACACTTGCCATGTTCTGGGGGCTTATCCCTGTGAGGATTTCTATTATGCCTGATTTCGCAGGCATTACATATAAGATGGCATCCGTATTTTCTACATATCTTGAAAGGCATATAAGAGGCAGGCTTGTTGCAGATACATATATGAGGATGTTAAAGGGAATAGGTATGGAAGGCAATGATATATCTAAAGATATTTTTAAATCACCTGATGCCGATAATAAGATTGAAAGGTTTTTAAATCGAGAAAATTCAAAATTCAAGATAGGCATTGCCGTAACAAGCGGGAATAGATTAAAGGAGTGGGGCGTTGAAAAAATAGCCTCTCTCGTTGACAGGTTGATAACAGAATTGAACGTATGTATCGTGCTTATAGGTTCTGAGACAGACAAAGATGTTTCTGATAGAATATTAAAGACAACAGAGCAGAGAGATATGATAATAGATGCGGTTGGCAAATTTACTATCGGTGAACTGCCGGCGCTTATTCAGAGGTTGTCGCTTTTTATAGGTGTTGATACAGGCATTATATATATGGCGGACGCCTTAAATGTACCCATTGTTGATATTGCCGGGCCTGCCGATATGCAGGATCAGCGTCCTACAGGCAAGAAGGTTGTAATAATTCAAAAAAAACTTTCGTGTGTTCCATGTTCTCACGCATTTAAAGCCCCGTATAGCTGCCAATACTGGCATAGGGAATGTATAACAAGTATTACGGTAGAGGAGGTCTTTGAAGGTGTTTCAAGGCTTATGGCTTAA
- a CDS encoding FxLYD domain-containing protein: MALKVCKECGKEVSTEAEKCPNCGAPVKKKGIGCLGAIGVIFVFLVIISILGSLGHKSSTNNITTVTPEIKLDIVKGWEWTSEGDWNHIRGSVKNIGEVPVGYFEVRAEYMNSKGSVVDTDYTNSGERLNPGAAKKFEITHRHSPEFKKVSISIGRVSKAN, encoded by the coding sequence ATGGCTCTAAAGGTTTGCAAGGAATGCGGTAAAGAAGTTTCAACGGAAGCTGAAAAATGCCCCAATTGCGGAGCGCCGGTAAAAAAGAAAGGTATCGGCTGCCTTGGAGCTATCGGCGTAATCTTTGTCTTTCTCGTCATCATTAGCATACTTGGAAGTTTGGGTCATAAATCTTCCACGAATAACATCACAACGGTAACGCCTGAAATAAAACTAGATATTGTGAAAGGATGGGAGTGGACCAGCGAAGGAGATTGGAACCACATTCGAGGGAGTGTAAAAAATATCGGTGAAGTTCCTGTTGGTTACTTTGAGGTGCGCGCGGAATATATGAACTCGAAAGGTTCAGTTGTCGATACCGACTATACAAACTCGGGTGAGCGGTTGAATCCTGGCGCAGCGAAGAAATTTGAAATCACACATCGTCATTCACCGGAGTTTAAAAAAGTATCTATATCAATCGGGCGTGTATCGAAAGCCAATTGA
- the rfaQ gene encoding putative lipopolysaccharide heptosyltransferase III, producing the protein MFPRRISAIIENGFLTVFKLVEFRDIKKILIIKLRHIGDVLLTTPAIRAVKNTFPNANITIVVNSGTEAVLEGNPLINEIFALDRSMLKQSLFKRGGYEISFVKRLRKGHFDMAIDFTGGDRPALYSFLSGARYRIGYNAVDGFAGKRFLYTHRFEVNRENHTVLQNMELLSKAGIEVKNIAVDFYISRNEEEWLSAALQENGVKEGDVIVHIHPTSRWLFKCWNDEAMADVIDRIQGQYGAKVILTCSPDKREMDKANRIIELAKNKPISFIGNIDLKKLGAIAKRARLFFGVDSAPMHIAAAVNTPVVALFGPSGAFHWGPWENDYRGQGKPYSKRNGIQMFGKHTVIQKDWNCIPCGKDGCEGSKVSRCLEDIGINEVMGIIEEKLKSADNMRRR; encoded by the coding sequence GTGTTCCCAAGAAGAATCTCTGCTATTATTGAAAATGGATTTCTAACGGTATTTAAATTGGTTGAATTCAGAGATATAAAAAAAATCCTTATAATTAAACTTCGTCATATCGGCGATGTCCTTTTGACCACACCCGCCATAAGGGCAGTCAAAAACACCTTTCCCAATGCCAATATAACAATCGTTGTGAACTCAGGGACAGAGGCTGTGCTTGAAGGAAATCCCCTTATTAACGAGATATTTGCACTGGACAGGTCTATGCTTAAACAGTCTCTTTTTAAAAGGGGCGGGTATGAGATATCTTTTGTAAAGAGGCTCAGGAAAGGGCATTTTGATATGGCGATAGATTTTACAGGCGGCGACAGGCCTGCATTGTATTCTTTTTTAAGCGGCGCAAGATATAGGATAGGATATAATGCAGTGGACGGCTTTGCAGGCAAGAGATTCTTATATACGCACAGATTTGAGGTTAATAGAGAAAACCATACTGTTCTTCAAAATATGGAGCTTTTAAGCAAGGCCGGCATAGAGGTTAAAAACATTGCCGTTGATTTTTATATCTCAAGAAACGAGGAGGAGTGGCTGAGCGCTGCTTTGCAGGAAAATGGTGTAAAAGAGGGCGATGTTATCGTCCATATCCACCCTACCTCCCGCTGGCTTTTTAAATGCTGGAACGATGAGGCTATGGCAGATGTCATTGACCGTATTCAGGGGCAGTATGGGGCAAAGGTCATTCTAACATGCAGCCCTGACAAAAGAGAGATGGATAAGGCAAACAGGATTATTGAACTTGCCAAAAACAAACCCATTTCCTTCATAGGGAATATAGACCTTAAAAAACTCGGCGCGATTGCAAAGAGGGCAAGGCTTTTTTTCGGCGTGGACTCCGCGCCTATGCACATTGCGGCTGCTGTTAATACGCCAGTAGTGGCGCTGTTCGGCCCATCAGGGGCGTTTCACTGGGGACCGTGGGAGAATGACTACAGGGGGCAGGGAAAACCATACTCGAAACGAAATGGAATACAAATGTTTGGAAAACATACTGTAATTCAGAAAGATTGGAACTGTATCCCATGCGGGAAGGACGGGTGTGAGGGAAGCAAAGTAAGCAGATGTTTAGAAGACATCGGGATAAACGAGGTTATGGGCATTATAGAAGAAAAACTAAAAAGCGCAGATAACATGAGGAGGCGCTGA
- a CDS encoding glycosyltransferase codes for MKILVIGTPKRDFHIGFDNLVLGLKKARIDFDHYPNILKESYGHTGTYQLRFDTANISYPDYSTIVENLKRGHYDLIITTSSRVDYKGGKHGFLSQIGRRLKYSLESNKYKMGGTLVLDWMRNGIDLPPFIVIDDNDDPFIWPADFDLLLNCKVYFKTEVPFNRFLCFRLFESRLNKQQQIDLAEKIRPYWISYDRESIAAFTDIAGFKPFSERDIDVSYLCNIHMNFQRIKILPTLDKIGERYKVITTKNGKFSKEEFYKLSKRSKISVSLAGRRWDCPKHYELLLCGTLLFISRPSIEMAIDLKDGENCVFLENDFKDVEKQVEYYLNNPALSSSIAEKGYNLAKDSLGNDKLAEYILKIVKEVIVN; via the coding sequence ATGAAGATACTTGTTATAGGAACACCAAAGCGGGACTTCCATATAGGATTTGATAATTTAGTGCTCGGGTTAAAAAAAGCAAGGATTGATTTTGACCATTATCCTAATATACTTAAAGAGAGTTATGGTCATACAGGCACATATCAATTAAGATTTGATACTGCTAATATATCATATCCTGATTATTCTACTATTGTTGAAAATCTGAAAAGAGGGCATTATGATTTAATAATTACAACATCAAGCCGTGTTGATTATAAAGGAGGAAAACACGGATTTTTGTCACAGATTGGCAGGAGATTAAAATATTCACTTGAGTCAAACAAATATAAGATGGGTGGAACACTTGTTCTGGACTGGATGAGAAATGGGATTGACCTCCCGCCTTTTATAGTTATTGATGATAATGACGACCCTTTCATCTGGCCTGCGGATTTTGACCTTCTCTTGAATTGTAAAGTCTATTTTAAAACTGAAGTGCCATTTAACAGGTTTTTATGTTTCAGACTTTTTGAATCAAGACTTAATAAGCAGCAGCAGATTGACCTTGCTGAAAAAATCAGACCATACTGGATTTCATATGACAGGGAATCAATCGCTGCCTTCACAGATATAGCTGGGTTTAAGCCGTTTTCTGAAAGGGATATAGATGTTTCATATCTCTGCAATATTCATATGAACTTTCAGCGGATAAAGATTTTGCCAACGCTGGATAAGATTGGAGAAAGGTATAAAGTAATAACAACCAAAAATGGAAAATTCAGCAAAGAGGAATTTTATAAATTATCAAAGAGGTCTAAAATAAGCGTAAGCCTTGCTGGTAGACGCTGGGACTGCCCCAAGCATTATGAACTTCTGCTTTGCGGGACACTGCTTTTTATATCCCGCCCTTCAATAGAGATGGCAATTGATTTAAAAGATGGTGAGAATTGTGTTTTTCTGGAAAATGATTTTAAAGATGTTGAGAAACAAGTAGAATATTATCTTAATAATCCTGCCTTAAGTTCTTCTATTGCAGAAAAAGGCTATAATCTTGCAAAGGATTCTCTGGGGAACGACAAACTGGCAGAATATATCCTGAAAATAGTAAAAGAGGTGATTGTAAACTAA
- a CDS encoding glycosyltransferase family 9 protein translates to MRLNPVDWLLYIVVRTIKAFDKRDTDLKYFVPDRVKNILVVSSTAIGDTLLSTPAIKAVRGRYPDAKIIAHFNKANMEMFENNPHIDGIIPYYGGYKKFLKTVMDFRRHRFDVILIFHGNEPQATPMAYLSGADFIVKRPNTSEYNFLLSNKEPWEDTGHGIEQRLKAAALIGCSVQDKKMALPVEKQDEDAVAKFIAKEGINNNDILIGFQAGASTASRIWFADRFVELGKRLMAIYPKVKIIITGSPDERDYCERIAEGIGEGVVVSAGRLPLRQVPALVKRFNVLVTGDTGIMHTAIAVGTSVVALYAVADWKRTGPYYDLERHRVIQKWKTCDPCVSKKCEYQKCMENISVDEVFDAVKDILGDRL, encoded by the coding sequence ATGAGGCTAAACCCGGTTGACTGGCTGCTCTATATTGTTGTCAGAACAATCAAGGCATTTGACAAACGCGATACTGATTTGAAATATTTTGTCCCTGATAGAGTAAAGAATATCCTTGTTGTATCATCAACAGCCATAGGGGATACGCTCCTTTCAACGCCGGCAATAAAGGCAGTTAGAGGGCGCTATCCGGATGCAAAGATTATTGCGCATTTTAACAAAGCCAATATGGAGATGTTTGAAAACAATCCGCATATAGACGGCATAATCCCATATTACGGCGGATATAAAAAGTTTTTAAAAACTGTAATGGATTTCCGCAGACACAGGTTTGATGTTATTTTGATATTCCACGGCAATGAGCCTCAGGCAACGCCAATGGCATATCTGTCAGGCGCGGATTTCATTGTAAAGCGGCCAAACACCAGCGAATATAACTTTCTTTTATCCAACAAAGAACCCTGGGAAGACACGGGGCATGGCATTGAGCAGAGGCTTAAAGCGGCTGCGCTCATCGGCTGCAGCGTTCAAGACAAAAAGATGGCGCTGCCTGTGGAAAAACAGGATGAAGATGCTGTAGCAAAATTTATTGCAAAGGAAGGCATCAACAATAATGATATACTAATAGGGTTTCAGGCAGGCGCATCAACCGCAAGCAGGATATGGTTTGCTGACAGGTTTGTGGAGCTTGGTAAAAGGCTTATGGCGATATATCCTAAAGTGAAGATTATTATTACAGGCTCGCCGGATGAGAGGGATTATTGCGAACGGATTGCCGAAGGGATAGGGGAAGGGGTGGTTGTTTCAGCAGGCAGGCTGCCATTAAGACAGGTGCCGGCGCTTGTTAAAAGGTTTAATGTTTTGGTAACTGGCGATACAGGAATCATGCATACTGCCATTGCAGTTGGGACATCTGTTGTTGCGCTCTATGCGGTTGCGGATTGGAAAAGGACAGGGCCATATTACGATTTGGAAAGGCACAGGGTCATTCAGAAATGGAAGACATGCGATCCGTGTGTGAGCAAAAAATGCGAATATCAGAAGTGCATGGAGAATATAAGTGTGGATGAGGTATTTGATGCGGTGAAGGATATTCTTGGTGATAGATTATGA
- a CDS encoding glycosyltransferase family 4 protein has translation MAITILHTESSKGWGGQENRTLKESIGLKKMGGRVIIACPPDSKLSKIGAENNIEIRTIKMESSFSLFALASLLRIIKHEKVDIICTHSGKDSMLGALAGRLSTRKPIIVRTRHLALPITSRITYSILPHKVVTVSEYVKKYLIEEKGIPADMVISIPTGVALEVFNPDVVKAVSREELGISSDAVIVGTVAILRRKKGHHTLLDAIPLVLKEIPNAIFIFAGDGPQKENIEKKIRELGIERNIKLLGLRQDIPGILKAMDIFVLPTLQEALGTSFLEAMAMKKPVVGTMVGGVPEVVKDGVTGILVPPEEPLKLADAIITLLKDRELMKKMGDEGRRDVEEKYSVDVMVKSLFDFYNSLIGEAVR, from the coding sequence ATGGCAATTACCATACTCCATACCGAATCCTCAAAAGGCTGGGGGGGGCAGGAGAATAGAACCCTCAAGGAATCTATTGGTTTAAAAAAAATGGGTGGAAGGGTGATTATCGCATGCCCGCCTGACAGTAAACTATCAAAGATCGGGGCTGAAAATAACATAGAGATAAGGACAATAAAAATGGAAAGCAGTTTTTCCCTGTTTGCCCTTGCCTCTCTTTTAAGGATTATAAAACATGAAAAAGTGGATATTATCTGCACCCATAGCGGCAAAGATAGTATGCTGGGGGCGCTTGCAGGAAGGCTTTCCACGAGAAAGCCGATTATTGTAAGGACCAGGCATCTGGCGCTGCCTATAACATCCAGGATTACATATTCTATTCTGCCGCATAAGGTTGTTACAGTCAGCGAATATGTAAAAAAATATCTTATTGAAGAAAAAGGCATACCAGCAGACATGGTAATCAGCATTCCAACTGGCGTTGCCCTGGAAGTCTTCAACCCGGATGTTGTAAAAGCTGTTTCAAGGGAAGAACTTGGCATATCATCAGATGCTGTCATTGTAGGGACAGTAGCTATTTTAAGGCGTAAAAAAGGACACCATACGCTGCTTGATGCGATACCTCTGGTTTTAAAGGAAATCCCGAACGCAATCTTTATCTTTGCAGGCGATGGGCCGCAGAAAGAGAATATTGAAAAGAAGATAAGGGAGCTTGGGATAGAAAGAAATATTAAACTTCTTGGTTTGAGGCAGGATATCCCCGGGATTTTGAAGGCGATGGATATTTTTGTGCTGCCTACCCTGCAGGAGGCGCTCGGCACATCCTTTCTTGAGGCTATGGCAATGAAAAAACCTGTTGTTGGAACAATGGTTGGGGGCGTGCCTGAGGTAGTTAAGGATGGCGTTACAGGGATTTTAGTTCCCCCTGAAGAGCCGCTTAAGCTTGCTGATGCAATAATAACCCTGCTTAAGGACAGAGAGCTGATGAAGAAGATGGGGGATGAGGGTAGAAGGGATGTGGAAGAAAAATATAGCGTTGATGTTATGGTGAAGAGTTTATTTGATTTTTATAATTCCCTTATTGGTGAGGCCGTGAGATGA
- a CDS encoding class I SAM-dependent methyltransferase yields the protein MKEVHLVIYNLLKDKKRGMLLDAACGTGGLGGALAERGFKVFSVDFLDCPENKSRFVTADIGSSLPYKGEAFDYVICAESLQYIENRERLFSELNRVLKQGGTLIISLPNILAISSRFYFLRRGYFPHFKPVRTMIENRRWDNVYNPVSFVEVFQLIKRNGLEIKAVFASRTTLKGWWLYPFIKALYLIGFLFDKNKNKAELIRWLASEELLRGDHLVICSVKGS from the coding sequence ATGAAAGAAGTGCACCTCGTCATATATAATCTCCTGAAAGATAAAAAGAGGGGTATGCTTCTTGATGCCGCATGCGGCACAGGGGGACTTGGCGGCGCCCTTGCTGAGAGAGGGTTCAAGGTATTCTCAGTGGATTTTTTGGACTGTCCTGAGAATAAAAGCCGTTTTGTAACGGCTGATATCGGCAGTTCTCTTCCCTATAAGGGAGAGGCCTTTGATTATGTAATATGCGCCGAATCGCTCCAATACATAGAAAACCGTGAGAGGCTTTTTTCTGAATTAAACAGGGTGCTGAAGCAGGGCGGAACTCTTATCATCAGCCTTCCAAACATACTCGCAATATCTTCGCGGTTTTACTTTCTGAGGAGGGGGTATTTCCCGCATTTTAAACCTGTAAGGACAATGATAGAAAACAGAAGATGGGATAATGTCTATAATCCCGTCTCTTTTGTAGAGGTCTTTCAGTTGATAAAAAGGAATGGTTTAGAGATAAAGGCTGTATTCGCCAGCCGTACAACTCTAAAAGGGTGGTGGCTCTATCCATTCATTAAGGCTCTATACCTTATAGGCTTTTTATTTGATAAAAATAAGAATAAGGCAGAGCTTATCAGGTGGTTGGCCTCTGAAGAACTCCTCCGGGGAGACCATCTTGTTATATGCAGCGTTAAAGGAAGCTGA
- a CDS encoding polysaccharide deacetylase family protein yields the protein MSPVPVFMYHHVNPHKGDMVTVTPGVFDAQMKFLSETGYRTLSAGELVEFAGGNLAINGKAVAVTFDDGYLDNYVYAFPVLKRYGIKATIFLATDWVEKASMVMNNGAISIPSHKEGKGLMSGNRFHKVVMNWDMIREMQESKLVEFYSHTMTHRKCAELPEDELKRELKDSKTIIEERLRRPCPYLCWPKGSYNESSIRIAKESGYKALFTTERDIVKHGSDRFHLGRIVVKDDIKWFKRKLLIYTNPLLTRLYLAVRGRK from the coding sequence ATGAGCCCTGTCCCTGTTTTCATGTATCACCATGTAAATCCTCATAAAGGAGACATGGTTACTGTAACTCCGGGCGTATTTGATGCACAGATGAAATTTCTATCAGAGACAGGATATAGGACATTAAGCGCCGGCGAATTGGTTGAGTTTGCCGGCGGGAATCTTGCAATAAATGGAAAGGCTGTTGCAGTCACATTTGACGACGGGTATCTTGACAACTATGTTTATGCCTTTCCAGTCTTAAAGAGGTACGGCATTAAAGCAACTATATTTTTGGCGACAGATTGGGTGGAGAAAGCATCAATGGTTATGAATAATGGGGCAATATCAATTCCGTCCCATAAAGAAGGTAAAGGCCTTATGTCCGGCAACAGATTCCATAAGGTTGTCATGAACTGGGATATGATTAGGGAGATGCAGGAGAGCAAACTTGTGGAATTTTATTCGCATACAATGACGCACCGAAAGTGCGCTGAATTGCCGGAAGATGAACTGAAAAGGGAGCTTAAGGATTCAAAGACGATAATAGAGGAGAGGCTCCGCAGACCCTGCCCTTATCTGTGCTGGCCCAAAGGGTCGTATAATGAATCATCCATAAGGATAGCAAAAGAGTCCGGCTACAAGGCATTATTCACAACAGAAAGGGATATTGTGAAGCATGGTTCAGACAGGTTTCACCTCGGAAGGATAGTGGTGAAAGACGACATCAAATGGTTTAAGAGAAAGCTTCTGATATATACTAATCCATTGCTAACAAGGCTCTATCTCGCAGTAAGAGGAAGAAAATGA